A window of the Candidatus Eisenbacteria bacterium genome harbors these coding sequences:
- a CDS encoding methylated-DNA--[protein]-cysteine S-methyltransferase — protein sequence MTLDIATVSTPIGPITLIARDGKLVGLEFSARKDRVRWLRKRLTDHLGEFDTREHKDPAGAATRLRRYFAGDSNALDDQPVELHGTEFERSVWKQLKRIPTGRTISYRTLAERVGQPSAARAVGGANGRNPIALFVPCHRVIAADGTLGGYGGGLDRKRQLLKLEGALEPTLL from the coding sequence ATGACGCTCGACATCGCAACCGTTTCGACTCCGATCGGCCCGATCACGTTGATCGCGCGCGACGGCAAACTCGTGGGGCTCGAGTTCTCGGCCAGGAAAGACCGCGTGCGGTGGTTGCGCAAGCGCCTCACTGACCATCTCGGCGAGTTCGACACTCGCGAGCACAAAGACCCCGCCGGAGCCGCGACGCGGCTGCGCCGCTATTTCGCAGGTGACTCGAACGCGCTCGACGATCAACCGGTCGAGCTGCACGGCACCGAGTTCGAACGCTCGGTGTGGAAGCAGCTCAAGCGCATTCCGACCGGACGCACGATCAGTTACCGCACGCTCGCGGAGCGAGTCGGCCAGCCGTCGGCGGCGCGTGCCGTGGGGGGAGCGAACGGCCGCAACCCGATCGCGTTGTTCGTACCGTGTCACCGCGTGATCGCGGCCGACGGCACGCTCGGCGGCTACGGCGGCGGGCTCGATCGCAAGCGGCAGTTGCTGAAGCTCGAGGGGGCGCTCGAGCCGACGTTGTTGTAG